GTTATGCCGACTCCGGCATTATGCCGCGTCGTGAACCCGGACGGCCGTCTGCCCTGACTCTCATGAGTGGCGAAGCGGCATAATTCCTATCATTTCTAGACTGGCAATCACGCTGGCCGGCGATGAGACACACAGTTCACATGTCGTCTCCGGTTAAAAAAACCAACGCCCCACAAGGCTGGGCGTTGGCGCAACTTACTACGGCGTCAAACATACGAGGTAGGACCAGCTACCTCGTAGTAGCAATTACGGCATAGCATGCTGCGACTTTATGCTTCCGGTTGAAATATATCGAGGTTGATGATCCCGACCGACCAGCTGCCAGCTGGCAATTTGATACGGGCGCGAAATTAGTCTGGCAGGCTCGCACACGAAACGAAGTTTGGCATCGTTCTGTATGGAATAATTTCGGCCGTGGATGCAGAGAGCTGCAGTGCGTTTCAGACGAGAATGCGCTCGATTTCATCGAGACTGACGTCGTCCCGACGGCGATCGTACAGCTGCGTGGTGCGCGTCGACGCGTGGTTCGCCATCGCCGCAGCATTCTCAAGGGTCCCACCGTTTTTCAGATAGGCGGTGATGCCGGTGGCCCGGAACGTGTGGTTGCCGATCACCGTGCCGATGCCCGCGGCGAGCGCGCGGCGCCGCACCATCTCATACGCGTTTGCCTGCGGCAGCGGCCGCGTGCTCAGCCGCCCGGTACCGCGTGCGATCGTGCGGAACAGTGGACTCTTCGGCTCATCGCGCAGGCCGGTCTGTTCCAGATACGCGTGCAGGTACGCCTCGAGCGTGTGATGACACGGCATCTCATGCCGCTTGCCGCCCTTTTCGCGCAGACGGACCCACAGCCGCCGCTGCTGCACATAGACGTCGTCGACGCGCATCGCGAGCGCCGCACCCACCCGTGCGAACGAAAACACCATCAGCGCGATCAGCGCGCGATCGCGCAGGCCGATCGGCGTCGTTACATCAATGCTGTCCAGCAGCTGCCGCGCCTCGGTCGCATCGAGCACGGGCGTTTTGCCCTTTTTCGTGGTGTGACTCGGACCGCGCACCGACGCGGCCGGGTTGTGCGGGACGATCTGGCCAGTGACGAGCCAGTCGAACAGGTGGCGGATCGCCGCGAGGCGCTGCTTGACGGTCGGCGCGGATAACGTCTGCGTCTGCCGCTCGATCCACGCGGCGACATGCAGCGGCTGCACGGCAGTAATCGACGGCACGCCGGCGCTGGCGCACCATGCGAGGAAGTCGGCGGCGGCCCGTCCATACGCGCGGCGCGTGTGCGGATTGCGGATCGCCGCCGCGAAGAACTCGACAAAGCGGACGCTGGCGCGCTCGCCGGCGCAGGTCACCAGTGCGGGCAACGGGTCCGGCGACCGGCGGGGCAGCAGGGTCTCAGTCATGCGCCGGCGCCGAACCCGTGGGCCGCGTCTGGATGGTCTGGAAGGTCCGGGTCTGCTGCAGGAGCTGCGTGACGGCCTCCGGCGTGCGGGCTGCGGCCTCGACGCCCCCGATCCTGATCCGCAGCGTGCGGCCGGCGCCCCCGTCTAGCCAGCTGATGGCGACCTCCGGTAGCGCGGGGCCTGGCGCCTGCGCGAGCGGGATCACGAATTCGCCGGTCAGCCCGGTGCCGTCCGCCGTGCGGAACGTGACCGCCTCGACCACCGTACCGTCCACCCGCAGCCGGGCATGGAACCGGTGCAGTTCCGCCTGGCAGGGTGGGCTGAACACCGTCAGCTCGGGCGGGCCGGGCAACAGAGTGAGCGCGAGGGCATCGGCAAACATGGTCTCTCCTATATGTGATAAAGGACATTATCATATATAAGACTATTTCTTGCAGTTAGGACTCTTACCGCCCAGGATTGTCTTACAGCGTAGACAGCCTACAAATCCCGCAGCCTGATTCGTATACAGATGCAACCTTGGGCAATCCCAACGGCGGTGACATGAACGCGATAGAAACCAAGCAAGAAAAGGCCATTGCTGCAGCGGCACTCGCCATCACAACCCAGCGAGACAAGGCAACGACAGCGATGGACCGCGCCATTAAACAGCTGGATAAGCTGCCGACCACGTTGCACCGTCGTGACAGTGCGATCAATAAACTGCGGGAGACTCATATCGCCATATCGAAAATCGATGCCAAAGTTCATTTAGATTTGAAAGTGATCGGGGTAAATAATCCGGACGTCTTTGATCGGCCTGTCGGGAAAGCGATCCAAGCCCTTTCAGGGAACAACTATGCGGACGTACCGAATGACATCCAGCAGATGCGAGAAACCCTAAAAACCGGCGGTAGCAATCCGGACATGGCGGTTGCCAAAGCGATCCCTGTAATAGAAGCTGACCTCCGAACTGCCGTTGAGGCCTTACGCCAGATGCAGAAAACAGAAGCGGGTCTGAAGGCGCCTGCATCCGTTATACCGCCACCTCCACCACGGAGACCGTGGCTCCTGAGCGCATGGCCAGTCGTTATCATTTTCGCGATTGCCCTGCTCTACGCAGCCGCATATTTTGTATTCAAGGGTTCAGACGTTCCCGATCCATTGAGTGCACACGGCGCCAACAAGGTGCTGGACGCCGGAAAATCGAATCTGGTCATCATGAAGACAATGGTCACGCAAGGTGACAATCTGCTCGAGGCTCTCCGCAAGCTGATCGAGCATCTCATCAAGCTGATTTCAAAAGTCCCGGCACTCATCGCCGCGTTCGGCATTGCGTATGCCGCTGTTCTAAAACGCTTCAGATAGTCGCTCGCTTTTGCCGGCGCTTTCCCCTAGCTGCGCTGAATGATCTCCATGAGGAGAGGTAATCGTGAACGCTCATATTAAAGTACGCGCGTGGGCGCCAACATTTTTACACTTTTATTTCTTGTCTCTTTCGCTTCGATTGCCGCGGACGTTGCGTCGGCACC
This is a stretch of genomic DNA from Burkholderia sp. WP9. It encodes these proteins:
- a CDS encoding tyrosine-type recombinase/integrase, producing MTETLLPRRSPDPLPALVTCAGERASVRFVEFFAAAIRNPHTRRAYGRAAADFLAWCASAGVPSITAVQPLHVAAWIERQTQTLSAPTVKQRLAAIRHLFDWLVTGQIVPHNPAASVRGPSHTTKKGKTPVLDATEARQLLDSIDVTTPIGLRDRALIALMVFSFARVGAALAMRVDDVYVQQRRLWVRLREKGGKRHEMPCHHTLEAYLHAYLEQTGLRDEPKSPLFRTIARGTGRLSTRPLPQANAYEMVRRRALAAGIGTVIGNHTFRATGITAYLKNGGTLENAAAMANHASTRTTQLYDRRRDDVSLDEIERILV